The genomic stretch AGCCAACCGATCTTGACGCGCTTCCCGATAACCCGGACGACTTGCTCAATATCCTTCAAGCCCTCGCGGGAGGCGCCGGCGGTCAGGCACAGATCATGGTCGACAATTTCAGCAACGGCCAGATCCCTCCCAAAAGCGCTATCAAAGAAATCAAGATCAATCAGGACCCGTTCTCCGCTGCATACGACTGGATGGGTTTCGGCCGGATCGAGATCGTGACGAAGCCCGGCGGAGACACGCTTCACGGCGCCGTCGGCCTGACCGACAGCGACGCCGCTTTCAACTCACGCAATCCGTATGCGACCAATAAAGCCGGCTACGTGAACCGCATCCTGACCGCCAATTTAGGAAGTTCGTTCAAGAAACGCGCTTCGTATACCTTCGACTTCTATCACAACACCATCGATAACACGGCGCTGATCAACGCCGTCACGCTCGACCCGTCGACATTCGCGGCCCTACCGGTCCAGACCACAGTGGTGGTTCCGCGCGACGATATTTCAGGCACCGGACGCCTGGATGATCAGCTCTCTCCGTCCAACACCTTGACCGGCAGCTACCGCTACCTCCGCAGCCACAGAGACAACAACGGTATCGGACAATACAGCCTGCAATCGCGAGGCTATTCGAATAGGAACACTTTGAAGGAGTTGCATCTGACGGAGACCGCAACCCTGAACAGCAGCGCCGTCACGACAACCAGGCTCGGATACACAGCGACCGGAGCCTTCCAGAACGGCGGCATCTCCTCACCATCTTTGATTGTTTCGAGCGCTTTTAACGGCGGCAGCGCGCAGGTCGGACAGGCTTCGCATACCACCGGTTTTCTCGAAATTCAAAGCGACACGACCTGGATTCATGGCATGCACTCCTTGAAGTTCGGCGGGCGATTTCACAACAATCCGACCTCGGATATCGCTCCATCGAATTTCGGCGGTACGTTCTCCTTTTTCGGCGTCACGGACGCGCCCGTTCTCGACGCAACCAACCAGCCCATCGCGAACGAAACAGCTCAGATCACATCACTCGAACAGTACAGGCGGACATTGCTGTTCGAAAAACTGGGCTATTCCCCGGACACGATTCGCAAGCTCGGCGGCGGCGCGTCGCAGTTTTCGATTGCTGGCGGAAATCCGGCAGTGAACTTCAACTTCGTGGACTTGGCGTTGTACGGGCTGGATGACTGGCGCGTCCGGCCGAATCTGACTGTCAGCCTCGGCGCTCGGTATCGCCGGCAGAACCATATCCACGATTGGAAAGACCTTGGCCCGCGCGCAGCGATCGCCTGGTCCCCACACTCGGGCAGCAGTACTTCGCCCAAGACGGTGATCCGCGCCGGTTGGGGCGCGTTTTTCGACACCGTCAGTCCGCCCGTTGTCCAGCAGGCGCTGCGCTTCAACGGCACCACCCAGAATCAATACGTGGTCCTGAATCCCGATTTTTATCCCATCGTGCCGCCGATCGGTTCTTTGGGGTCAGGACAGGCTTCCACAACCTACCGGCTGGATCCAAAACTCAAAGGCGCTCCCTGGATGCTGAGCGCGATCTCGGTGGACCGTCAGCTTCCGCGCAACACCAGCATCTCCGTCACCTACCGCGATCAGCGCACGACGCACATTCTGCAGACAGTCGATATCAACGCGCCGCTCGCGTTTGGCGGCGTGCGGCCGTACGGTGACGCGGCAGGAAACATCTTTCAATTCGAGTCCGGTGGAATTCAGAAGGTGAAGTGGATCACCCTGCAGCTGAACAGCAAGTTCAATGAGAAGATTTCGCTGACAACCCAATACACCTTCATGCACGGGTTCAACACGGATGCCTACACTGACAGCGGACAGTGGAGTTCCGCAATCCCCTCGAATCCGTACAACCTCAACCAGGACTGGGGCCGCGCAGG from Terriglobia bacterium encodes the following:
- a CDS encoding carboxypeptidase regulatory-like domain-containing protein, with translation MNTAFGFIFAALALLAQLPAAIHGVLTDASGALIPGAAVSLSGPEVQKTVQTAADGSYSFQGLAAGDYTLRVSFPDLESFEKRLHIEAGTTSENAIQLRPRVLTQAVTVTEEAGAEIGVEPDKSAGTVVMKPTDLDALPDNPDDLLNILQALAGGAGGQAQIMVDNFSNGQIPPKSAIKEIKINQDPFSAAYDWMGFGRIEIVTKPGGDTLHGAVGLTDSDAAFNSRNPYATNKAGYVNRILTANLGSSFKKRASYTFDFYHNTIDNTALINAVTLDPSTFAALPVQTTVVVPRDDISGTGRLDDQLSPSNTLTGSYRYLRSHRDNNGIGQYSLQSRGYSNRNTLKELHLTETATLNSSAVTTTRLGYTATGAFQNGGISSPSLIVSSAFNGGSAQVGQASHTTGFLEIQSDTTWIHGMHSLKFGGRFHNNPTSDIAPSNFGGTFSFFGVTDAPVLDATNQPIANETAQITSLEQYRRTLLFEKLGYSPDTIRKLGGGASQFSIAGGNPAVNFNFVDLALYGLDDWRVRPNLTVSLGARYRRQNHIHDWKDLGPRAAIAWSPHSGSSTSPKTVIRAGWGAFFDTVSPPVVQQALRFNGTTQNQYVVLNPDFYPIVPPIGSLGSGQASTTYRLDPKLKGAPWMLSAISVDRQLPRNTSISVTYRDQRTTHILQTVDINAPLAFGGVRPYGDAAGNIFQFESGGIQKVKWITLQLNSKFNEKISLTTQYTFMHGFNTDAYTDSGQWSSAIPSNPYNLNQDWGRAGWCNTNNFTLMGTFTAAAGVQLSPLLVAYSGQPYNLTIGSDLNGDTVANDRPAFATDLTRPSVVITKYGSFDTNPMPGQTIVPRNYLTGAPMWNLSVRLSKTFRFPAEAQTSAQSTSPQPRYGLSFNVDMDNVFNHLNPGGFVGNLASPLFGQATAVNLFRDTSNNRRIQFGTQFTF